Genomic segment of Mycoplasmopsis edwardii:
ACAAAGTAAACTGTTTTACCAAGTTGTCTTGCAAGTTCAACAGCAACTGGTTTTAATGAACCTTTTTGTTTGTCTGCCTCTTCTTTAATTCTTCCTAAGTGTGATAATAAGATTGCTTTTCCACCATCTTTAATAATTTTTTTAATTGTTGGTAAAGCAGCAGTAATTCTTTTTGTAGATGTAATAACACCATCTTTAACTGGAACGTTAAAATCTACTCTAACTAAGACTTTCTTGTTATTTAATTTTAAGTCATTAATTGTTTTTTTCATCAATTCTCCTAAATGTATATGTATATATAGCTCTATTATAAATGATTTTTCATTTACCACTTTTGAAATTTATGATTATTTTACAAATAAATAATGGAAATATTACCACTATAAAATGATATAATTAAAATGGAGCAATTATGAAAAAGAGCGTTTTAAAAAAAATATTTAGAATTCTACCTTTTGGAATGGTTCCAACTTTTTTAACAACTATTTCTTGCAATAAAAGCGAAGAAAATCAAGTTAAAAATAATGAAACTTCTAATAACAATCAGGTAGATAAACCAATAATCGATGATAAAAAAATCATAAAACCAGAAGCATCAAAACCAATAGTTGAAGAAACTAAGTATGAAAATATCTTCAAACTATCATATGAAGATGAAAATGAAGATATAGGATATAAATTTGATTTATTATTAACTAAGGCAAAAAATCCATCAAAGTTAATGATACAAAAATACAAAAAAGGACAATTTTTCAGCATAGCTGGAACTGGTAATTTCTTTCAAGATAATTCTGATTTTAAATCAAATAAATTATTAGTAATTAAAGACAACAAAGCGGAATTTGACGAAGTTCAAAGCACAATTCCAGAATCAAAAAATAAATACGAAGCAACATTTGATCAAAGTACAAGAGTTTTAACAATTAAATATTTAGTAAACTCAATGGAAGTTGAATACATTCAAGAAATCCAAATCCCTAAATCATTACATAGTGACAAAAACACCAAAACAACTCATCCAAAAACAGATACAGAAAGTCCTTCAACTAATGATGATAACAATCAAACAGAAGAAAGCAAAGCTCAAGATAACAATGTCAAACCATCAGATTCAAACACTCAAGAAAATCCACAAAATGGTTCACAAAATCAACCTGAAAAACCAACAAAATCAGATAATTCTAATGATAATAATGGTTCAAATGAAACCCCAAAACCAAGCACAGAAGATAATTTAGGATTAAATCATGAAGATTATTTTGTTTTTGGTAGTTGAAATATTTTAAACTTTGGTAAAGATTCATTAAAAGAAAATAGTGTTAAAGTTACTGGGCTTTCTGAAATTATTGCTGCAAGTAAAGCAAGTTTAATTTCATTACAAGAAGTTAACTTCAATAAACATGAATCAGTTGATTTAATTAAAAATAGCTTAAGAAAAAACTTTAATAAAAACTTTGCTTCTGTTTGATCACCAAAAGACATTGTTTCAACAAAATACCCTAATTCAAAGGAATCATATGCTATTTTATATGATCCCGAATTGTTAACAAATGTACCACTATCAAAAGAAGAAAGTATTTTTAGGGGTACAAATACAACATTTACAAGACCATTATGATTAAGTAAGTTTATTGATAAGAAAAACAATGAATTTTATATTCTTAATGCCCACTTAGATTCACCAGGTCCGAAAAAAAGTAATGGTGAAACAAGTAATCCTACTATAAATGGTTACACATGAAGACAACAAGGTTCTCAAGAAGTTAATGAGTTTATTGAAGTTATTTCAATAATAAATAACTTAAAAGTAAAATACCCAAATGCAACAATAATTTTTAATGGTGATACAAATATTAAATCAAGTAACTTTGTTCATTCAGAAAAAATAATTGCTGACTCAAATCTTGAATCAGGTTACAAAGAAAAGCAATTAACTATCAAACAAATAGAAACATACTACAACTCAAGTATTGGTTCGAAAGCTGATAGTTACTCTCAACCATACGATAAATTTATTATTTATGATCCAAACGATAAAGTTGATGCATTTGATAAAGAAAAATTTAGATTTGATTACATCAACGCATTTCAAAAAATCTTCGATAAACAAAAATACTTAAAATTAATTGAAGAAGATAATAAATATCAACGAAAACAAAAACCAGTTTCTATTCAAACTGTTTTAAAAGAAGTTTCAGACCATACAATGGTATTAATAAAAGTTAAAAAATAGACATTTTAGTAAACATAATAATGTTTATTTTTTTATATTTTCTTTAAAGGTAACTTAATTAACCTTGCAAAATTGCTCAAAATATGGTAAAATATTAACTATAAAAAATTGGTGGTATAAATGAAATTATCTTTAATATCTTTAGTTACAAAAAATGTTGAAAATGTTCAAAATTATCTTGATTCTTTAGCAGTTCAAACAGTTAGTGATTTTGAAGTTATTTTATGTTTAAATGGTAAAGAAAGCGAAAATAAACAAGTAATGAACATCATTACAAAATACTATGAAAAATTAAATGGAAGAATCACAGTTATTTACAATTCAAAATTAAATAGTAATCAATTTAATTTACTTAGCGCATTTAGACAAGCAAAAGGTGACTATATTTCAGTGTTTAACTCTGATATTCAATCAATCAGAAATAATTACATAGAAAAAATGATTGATGCTGCTGAAAAATCAGATGTTGATGTTTTGGAATTTAAACCAAGATTAACTGGTTCTATTTCTTGAAAGCCAAAAGCAAGAATTGTTAACAATGAAAAAATTGATTTAACAAAAAATCCTTTACCTTTTGCTTATGTATTTCCTTTTATTTTTAACAAAATTCTTAAAAAATCATTAGTTTCAAAATTATCAAAATACAAAATCAAAAACTATGTTGATACAAAAATGTGTGTTGAATTAACATATTTATTAATGTTAGAGGCTAAATCATATTCATATCTCGATTATAGAGTTTTTAGAGAATACTTCCCAGAAGATATTTGATTAAACACTAAAAAATCAATGACTATGTTCGATGAAATTGAAAAACATTTAAACCTTACAAATAGAAAACTATATGAAGAAATCAGGTATGCTAAATACTATTTCTTAAAATTGTTAATGACTGCATTTTTTAAAGAAACAAGTTTCACATACAGAAGTATTTACAAAACTAAAGAAGAAATCTGAGAAAAAAGAAGCGATTTCTCTTTAAACAAACACATCGAAATCATTAAAAAATTAGAAGACTCATATAAAGCAGAAAACTACTTATTAACAAATCCATATTTTTCAAGAAACAACGAAGAAGTTTTATTAATGTTACAACCAATTAATAAG
This window contains:
- a CDS encoding MnuA family membrane nuclease, with translation MKKSVLKKIFRILPFGMVPTFLTTISCNKSEENQVKNNETSNNNQVDKPIIDDKKIIKPEASKPIVEETKYENIFKLSYEDENEDIGYKFDLLLTKAKNPSKLMIQKYKKGQFFSIAGTGNFFQDNSDFKSNKLLVIKDNKAEFDEVQSTIPESKNKYEATFDQSTRVLTIKYLVNSMEVEYIQEIQIPKSLHSDKNTKTTHPKTDTESPSTNDDNNQTEESKAQDNNVKPSDSNTQENPQNGSQNQPEKPTKSDNSNDNNGSNETPKPSTEDNLGLNHEDYFVFGSWNILNFGKDSLKENSVKVTGLSEIIAASKASLISLQEVNFNKHESVDLIKNSLRKNFNKNFASVWSPKDIVSTKYPNSKESYAILYDPELLTNVPLSKEESIFRGTNTTFTRPLWLSKFIDKKNNEFYILNAHLDSPGPKKSNGETSNPTINGYTWRQQGSQEVNEFIEVISIINNLKVKYPNATIIFNGDTNIKSSNFVHSEKIIADSNLESGYKEKQLTIKQIETYYNSSIGSKADSYSQPYDKFIIYDPNDKVDAFDKEKFRFDYINAFQKIFDKQKYLKLIEEDNKYQRKQKPVSIQTVLKEVSDHTMVLIKVKK
- a CDS encoding glycosyltransferase family 2 protein; its protein translation is MKLSLISLVTKNVENVQNYLDSLAVQTVSDFEVILCLNGKESENKQVMNIITKYYEKLNGRITVIYNSKLNSNQFNLLSAFRQAKGDYISVFNSDIQSIRNNYIEKMIDAAEKSDVDVLEFKPRLTGSISWKPKARIVNNEKIDLTKNPLPFAYVFPFIFNKILKKSLVSKLSKYKIKNYVDTKMCVELTYLLMLEAKSYSYLDYRVFREYFPEDIWLNTKKSMTMFDEIEKHLNLTNRKLYEEIRYAKYYFLKLLMTAFFKETSFTYRSIYKTKEEIWEKRSDFSLNKHIEIIKKLEDSYKAENYLLTNPYFSRNNEEVLLMLQPINKLKDKKILKQLD